CGTAGGGCAGGGTCGCCGGATCGCCAAAGGTGAAGGTATCGTCGATATTCAGCAGGTTATTGGTCCAGCGCCAGCGGGTGCCGTTGCGCTCCAGGGTGAAATACTGGGGATAATCGCTGGCGTAGGAGGTCATGATAAGCTCCAGCAGATCCCACTGGGCCTCCATCATATGGGGGGCGGAGACATAATGCATGCCCGGGTCTTTTTCGAGGGTGATAGCCCGGTCCCGGCATTCGCTGATGTAGTGCTCATCAATATCAAAGACCGCTTTCAGGGCACCATCGCCCACCGGAACATGGGGCTCCAGGTTCATGGTGTACATGTATTCGTCATCGGGGAACGGCCAGGGGGCCCGGGCAATACATTCCGGGCTGTTGGCAAAGGTGTAGTCATCACGGTAGGTTTCATCAGGGCGAAATGTAATGGTCATGGGAAGTTCTCCGTTCAGCAGTCAATGACGAGTCGGGTGCATTTGGCCCGGGAAACGCAGGGCATGATTTTGGTGTTACTGGCTTTGTCTTCGTCAGACAGCCAGTCGTCGGTGTGGATAAGCTCACCGTCCAGGTCCAGTACCCGGGTTTCGCACATGCCGCAGGCGCCGCCCCGGCACAGGTAGGGGATGTGGTGGCCTGCGGATTCTGCCGCTTCCAGCAGGCTCTGATCCGGGGAGACATTCACCGTTGCGCCGCTGCGGGCAAGGGTAACGCTAAAGGCCTCCCCGATGCTGCCCTGCTCCAGGAAGCGCTCGTAGTGGATATGGCTGTCGGTCCAGCCGTGATGGCGGGCGGCGTTGACCGTGTCCTGAATCATGCTTTCCGGGCCGCAGACGTAAACATCACTACCCAGTGGCCGGTCCGCCAGTACGGCGGAAATATCCAGCCGCTCGCCCTGGTCGCTGTGGTACAGGTGGATGGCGCTGCCGTATTCGGCCCGCAACTCTTCACCCAGCAGTGCGTGCTCTGTGCCGCGTACTGCAAGGTGCACCTCAAACGGCGTGCCGCGCAGGCGCAGCTCGGCCAGTTGTGAGCAGACCGGGGTGATCCCCACGCCACCGGCAATAAACAGATGCAGCCGGGCGTGCTTGCTCAGGGGGAACAGGTTCACCGGCCGCAGGACCTCCAGCTGGTCGCCTTCCTGTACGTTATCGTGCATTCGTACGGAGCCGCCCCGGCCCGTGTCGACCCGGCGCACCGCAATCTGGTAGCTGCTGGTGTTATAGGGGGAGCTCATCAGTGAGTACGCGTTACGGTAGTAGCCCGTGGCATGGGGGATCAGCACCACCAGGTTACTGCCGCCGGAGAAGGGCGGCAGGGGCTCGCTATCCAGCGGGGTGAGCGTAAAGCGCTTAATTTCCGGGGTGACATTCTCAATGCGGGAAACCCGCACGTTAAGGGTGCCGTTATGGGTATTCATGTGTCCAGCTCCTCTGCTTCCGGCAGTTCACCGGGGACTTCGGCATCAGCCTTGACGGCCTGGAACGCGGCAAGGCGTCGGGAGTAATGGTCACGGACGACCAGGGTCCGCTCACAGTGCGGGCAGTCAAATACCCGCTGGGTGACATTTTCGGT
This Shimwellia blattae DSM 4481 = NBRC 105725 DNA region includes the following protein-coding sequences:
- a CDS encoding PDR/VanB family oxidoreductase, with amino-acid sequence MNTHNGTLNVRVSRIENVTPEIKRFTLTPLDSEPLPPFSGGSNLVVLIPHATGYYRNAYSLMSSPYNTSSYQIAVRRVDTGRGGSVRMHDNVQEGDQLEVLRPVNLFPLSKHARLHLFIAGGVGITPVCSQLAELRLRGTPFEVHLAVRGTEHALLGEELRAEYGSAIHLYHSDQGERLDISAVLADRPLGSDVYVCGPESMIQDTVNAARHHGWTDSHIHYERFLEQGSIGEAFSVTLARSGATVNVSPDQSLLEAAESAGHHIPYLCRGGACGMCETRVLDLDGELIHTDDWLSDEDKASNTKIMPCVSRAKCTRLVIDC